One Vespa crabro chromosome 9, iyVesCrab1.2, whole genome shotgun sequence genomic region harbors:
- the LOC124426929 gene encoding uncharacterized protein LOC124426929 isoform X1: protein MSEGADSSTRICENSLTTLNTEDKPNVPLSTTTTGTTKRTTETTAETKATTTTTTYTGRRPRFGTGDVPKSPYIWIDGRQIRSALAYTKKWPPRRVSFPTNDINLVTGYLEPPNPWRHAENVNREDLITAYKESCKRHNTEPLEKVLAQLESWDLSEEYNNEFNLKGVNLDLNHSETLEEILKRIQFNKIDLEATSLNDESSVILFDMLEYYESAKHLNISSNSDIGARGWQACSHMIKKTQCLEQLEAKDVMLNEQYMNILSRAIRLVYHLHVLKLENCGLSGRPIVILVTALKMNTGIRELYLADNGLDLYDAIQLGSLLRLNNHLQLLDISNNNIQDNGVQDLLEGLINQVHEDKDGKGLSILILWNNRLTKKSSPYFSRIISLSRTLETLNIGQNMLTSEMLITVKDSLKQNRILLQLGMQSTDLTCNGIIALSDVIENNQVLQRIDLRDNSIQMTGMKALSAAMQKNRSVIQLDLDDKPRIKIDGILHQYMDVVAEIRSYCARNKENQQMNENIGDSESPRHHSRSFNASNRKISLTCQTLPCPSSPMTSVTTEDTGRSTLEPKRTSGGRLRSPAPSPIPSPVASPIPSPSRSRFVVSRVSEASLRSTDSSASSSPVTPTSLGPMSTCFFPSTSGTSRFRVSLVESSNCTSTPKSVFASSKSNVTIGFNFKVDSVESVDSDDSDNIFKSETETNNEKKQGAQIAINSEISTTPINVNKHDSIQPLNISDNTNEQSTNECFTASKNTSEVNTQDNLNVYTVEHKEDSKDNQSEALKEETIDTSALIFKKTDNCKSEIIKDAQIDLKDNIETGDLINLNKEEPNIQQSVEDILSAKSQIPLSGNKGTPVQKHTSGLEKLPSLFQHKGNFFSESPNISQTDFRNLLQGSVNSVLAFGDKFHQYFKDGKANCKTNTSGTFADIVSLSSKSKSLKSLNVTQLPSIQTLTSMFASFKTDTNTNASEQQSSKKCSNQIKHADQGYNEGKMKEKDFKEKSLHYNVESSHYDSRNFSSDKEKETSVSSLNIQTLPDIVQLKDDGHASRDLIAEENSVTSTVVVKACSKTVNSASSINVPESKMTVCIPKLKDIPEYSVLEVSENIIEKETIGYELGNIDSVKIEKVCDRSSTDSINLTSDEISSSCNVTCDIRVIDNVNIVSMLDDPVNLQTTSEKDVADSLLLNTCCKNDEVASNMHVDDYNHGINDISMINHDMLEINVEKKKNFNNEVTKICSVNINKENERWVDLNDALSQDVGANTCHVDIDPHSKSTTVNSKIKSCISELSLTSKDNVDDFNNVNAQIHPTANICTDEAAVALWKEDTLNDLITEETLLSKPNNIDACPIVSKDVKVNNYIENNIKKPSGKESDFTILPTVILPQIRENVSASVKKTLQDFEKSDSEDLIFCITDISNDGNSVKEETHLPNIVSDAWQQNAVETETSFFDLPQTSHSSTTLLIKKPENIHRNSQDSGIEESNLSTSEDNIPEVVQPQHKESFQESVDSGIESECSLVCVKINPNTDDTVKSEIPKKTSCNVDDNAECPRKRINDLTDFKSDIIEHIQTRNNDTVKEVNYSYLEMVKCAVVTSTCSIGGIEITNNAAVGTNSEEDDRIVAEPPVVFHVTSPK from the exons ATGAGCGAAGGAGCGGATTCGAGTACGCGTATTTGCGAGAATTCGCTTACGACCTTGAACACTGAGGACAAACCTAATGTGCCTCTATCAACGACGACTACGGGAACGACAAAGAGGACGACGGAGACGACGGCGGAGACGAAGGCAACGACTACCACGACAACATACACTGGTAGAAGGCCACGATTTGGTACAGGCGATGTTCCAAAATCCCCATACATATGGATTGATGGTAGACAAATACGGAGCGCTTTAGCATATACGAAGAAATGGCCTCCCCGACGAGTGAGTTTCCCAACAAATGACATCAATTTGGTTACGGGATATTTGGAGCCGCCTAATCCTTGGAGACACG CTGAAAATGTGAATCGTGAGGACTTGATCACAGCGTATAAGGAATCCTGCAAACGGCACAACACTGAGCCATTGGAAAAAGTTTTAGCTCAATTAGAG AGTTGGGATTTGTctgaagaatataataatgaatttaatttaaaaggaGTAAACTTGGATCTGAATCATTCAGAAACACTAGAAGAAATTCTTAAAagaattcaatttaataaaattgactTGGAAGCTACATCTTTAAACGATGAG agttctgtaatattatttgatatgcTAGAATATTATGAGTCTGCAAAACATTTGAACATTTCATCTAATTCAGATATTGGTGCTCGTGGTTGGCAAGCATGTTCACATATGATTAAAAAG ACCCAATGTTTAGAACAGCTTGAAGCTAAGGATGTAATGCTTAATGAACAGTACATGAATATTTTGAGCCGCGCAATACGATTAGTCTACCATCTACATGTccttaaattagaaaattgtGGACTATCAGGAAGACCTATCGTCATACtag TTACAGCTCTGAAAATGAATACAGGGATAAGAGAACTTTATTTAGCTGATAATGGACTCGATTTATACGATGCTATACAGCTTGGATCTTTATTAAGGCTCAATAATCACTTACAATTACTTGATATTAG taataataacattcaagATAATGGTGTGCAGGATCTATTAGAAGGACTTATTAATCAAGTTCATGAAGATAAAGATGGCAAAGGATTGAGTATACTCATATTATGGAATAATCGCCTTACTAAAAAATCATCTCCGTACTTCTCTCGCATTATT TCATTATCAAGGACACTGGAAACATTAAACATTGGACAGAATATGTTAACCAGTGAAATGTTAATCACTGTGAAGGATTCCCTTAAACAAAATCGTATTCTTTTACAATTGGGAATGCAATCCACAGATCTGACATGTAATGGAATAATTGCTTTATCTGatgtaattgaaaataatcaagTTTTACAG AGGATAGATTTGCGAGATAATAGTATACAGATGACAGGAATGAAAGCTCTTAGTGCAGCTATGCAGAAAAACAGGAGTGTTATACAATTGGATCTAGATGACAAGCCTCGGATTAAAATA GATGGAATTTTACATCAATATATGGACGTTGTGGCAGAAATTAGAAGTTATTGTGcacgaaataaagaaaatcaacAAATGAATGAGAATATAGGGGATTCAGAAAGTCCAAGACATCATAGCAGATCCTTTAACGCGAGTAACCGTAAGATCTCGCTTACTTGTCAGACACTGCCATGTCCTTCATCACCCATGACTTCAGTAACCACCGAGGATACCGGGCGATCGACGCTTGAACCGAAACGTACTAGTGGGGGTCGCCTCCGTTCCCCGGCTCCTAGTCCTATCCCCTCGCCTGTCGCAAGTCCAATACCGAGTCCTTCTAGAAGTCGATTTGTTGTGTCTCGAGTTTCAGAAGCATCGTTACGTTCCACAGATTCCTCAGCATCTTCATCTCCTGTAACTCCAACATCGCTAGGACCAATGTCCACgtgtttctttccttccacAAGTGGAACATCTAGGTTTCGTGTGTCACTCGTTGAATCATCAAATTGTACATCTACACCTAAGTCTGTTTTCGCTTCATCTAAATCCAATGTTACCATCGGCTTTAACTTCAAAGTCGATTCAGTAGAGTCTGTGGATTCGGATGATtcagataatatatttaaatcagagacagaaacaaataacgaaaagaaacaaggTGCACAAATTGCAATAAATAGTGAAATTAGCACGACTccaattaatgttaataaacatGATAGTATACAACCATTGAATATATCTGATAATACAAATGAACAGAGTACAAATGAATGTTTCACTGCTAGTAAGAATACTAGCGAAGTTAATACTCAAGATAACTTAAATGTTTATACTGTCGAACATAAGGAAGATTCTAAAGACAATCAAAGTGAAGCtctaaaagaagaaacgatagaTACTTCTGcattaatatttaagaaaactGATAATTGTAAAagtgaaattataaaagatgCACAGATTGAtttgaaagataatattgaaacaggtgatcttataaatttaaataaagaagaaccAAATATACAGCAATCGGTAGAAGATATACTGTCTGCAAAATCACAAATTCCGCTATCAGGAAATAAAGGTACTCCAGTTCAGAAGCACACTTCCGGTTTAGAAAAGCTTCCCAGTTTATTTCAACataaaggaaattttttttcagaatcACCCAATATTAGTCAAACAgattttagaaatttattgCAAGGTAGTGTAAATAGCGTGTTAGCATTTGGTGATAAATTTCATCAGTATTTCAAAGACGGGAAAGCAAACTGTAAAACTAATACTTCTGGAACATTTGCAGACATTGTATCTTTATCTTCTAAAAGTAAATCATTAAAGTCATTAAATGTCACACAATTACCAAGTATACAAACATTAACAAGTATGTTTGCTTCATTTAAAACGGATACCAATACGAATGCCTCAGAACAACAGTCATCCAAAAAGTGCTCCAATCAAATAAAACATGCAGATCAGGGATATaacgaaggaaaaatgaaagaaaaagattttaaagaaaaatcattacaTTATAATGTAGAATCATCCCATTACGATAGTAGAAACTTTAGTAgcgataaagaaaaggaaactagTGTATCTAgtttaaatattcaaacgtTACCTGATATTGTCCAATTAAAAGATGACGGGCATGCTAGCAGAGATTTAATAGCAGAAGAAAATAGTGTTACCTCAACCGTGGTAGTAAAAGCTTGCTCTAAAACTGTAAATAGTGCTTCATCGATAAATGTTCCAGAGAGCAAGATGACTGTATGTATACCTAAGTTAAAGGATATACCTGAATACTCTGTTTTAGAAGTaagtgaaaatattattgagaAAGAAACCATAGGATATGAATTGGGGAACATAGATTCtgtaaagatagaaaaagtatGTGATAGAAGTTCGACTGACAGTATTAATTTGACTAGTGATGAAATATCTTCATCTTGTAACGTGACATGTGATATAAGAGTCAtagataatgtaaatattgtaaGTATGCTCGATGATCCAGTAAATTTGCAGACTACTTCTGAAAAAGATGTTGCAGATTCTTTGCTTCTTAATACTTGTTGTAAGAATGACGAAGTAGCATCAAATATGCATGTGGATGATTATAACCATggtataaatgatatttcaatgataaatCATGATATGTTAGAAATTAatgtagaaaagaagaaaaattttaataatgaagtTACCAAAATATGTAgtgttaatattaacaaagaaaatgaaagatggGTCGACTTAAACGATGCTTTAAGTCAGGATGTAGGAGCAAATACTTGCCATGTGGATATAGATCCACATTCAAAGAGTACAACTgtaaatagtaaaataaaatcatgtaTATCAGAGTTAAGTCTTACTTCTAAAGATAATGttgatgattttaataatgttaatgcaCAGATACATCCAACTGCTAATATATGCACGGACGAGGCTGCAGTTGCTTTATGGAAAGAGGATACATTAAATGATCTTATTACAGAAGAGACATTGTTATCCAAACCAAATAATATTGATGCATGTCCAATTGTATCTAAAGATGTTAAagttaacaattatatagaaaataatataaagaagcCTTCTGGTAAGGAATCTGACTTTACTATACTTCCAACTGTAATATTACCACagataagagaaaatgttTCTGCCTCTGTTAAAAAAACTCTTCaagattttgaaaaatcaGACTCTGAAGatcttatattttgtattactGATATATCTAACGATGGAAACTCTGTTAAAGAAGAAACACATTTACCTAATATAGTTTCTGATGCATGGCAACAAAATGCAGTAGAAACAGAAACTTCATTTTTCGATCTACCTCAGACATCTCATTCGTCTACAACTTTACTTATTAAAAAGCCAGAAAATATTCATAGGAATAGCCAAGATTCAGGAATCGAGGAATCCAATTTGTCAACTTCAGAAGATAACATTCCAGAGGTCGTTCAGCCGCAACATAAAGAGAGTTTCCAGGAAAGCGTTGATTCCGGAATTGAATCTGAATGTTCATTGGTATGTGTTAAAATTAATCCTAACACAGACGATACTGTTAAAAGCGAAATACCGAAGAAAACATCGTGCAATGTTGATGACAACGCTGAATGCCCCCGTAAGCGCATTAATGATCTCACAGATTTCAAATCTGATATCATTGAACATATACAAACGAGAAATAATGATACTGTAAAAGAAGTAAATTATTCGTATCTTGAAATGGTAAAATGCGCAGTGGTTACGTCTACGTGCTCGATAGGTGGAATAGAAATCACGAATAATGCGGCGGTTGGAACAAATTCTGAAGAAGATGATAGGATAGTTGCTGAACCGCCTGTAGTTTTTCATGTTACAAG TCCCAAGTAA
- the LOC124426929 gene encoding uncharacterized protein LOC124426929 isoform X2 yields MSEGADSSTRICENSLTTLNTEDKPNVPLSTTTTGTTKRTTETTAETKATTTTTTYTGRRPRFGTGDVPKSPYIWIDGRQIRSALAYTKKWPPRRVSFPTNDINLVTGYLEPPNPWRHAENVNREDLITAYKESCKRHNTEPLEKVLAQLESWDLSEEYNNEFNLKGVNLDLNHSETLEEILKRIQFNKIDLEATSLNDESSVILFDMLEYYESAKHLNISSNSDIGARGWQACSHMIKKTQCLEQLEAKDVMLNEQYMNILSRAIRLVYHLHVLKLENCGLSGRPIVILVTALKMNTGIRELYLADNGLDLYDAIQLGSLLRLNNHLQLLDISNNNIQDNGVQDLLEGLINQVHEDKDGKGLSILILWNNRLTKKSSPYFSRIISLSRTLETLNIGQNMLTSEMLITVKDSLKQNRILLQLGMQSTDLTCNGIIALSDVIENNQVLQRIDLRDNSIQMTGMKALSAAMQKNRSVIQLDLDDKPRIKIDGILHQYMDVVAEIRSYCARNKENQQMNENIGDSESPRHHSRSFNASNHSSASSSPVTPTSLGPMSTCFFPSTSGTSRFRVSLVESSNCTSTPKSVFASSKSNVTIGFNFKVDSVESVDSDDSDNIFKSETETNNEKKQGAQIAINSEISTTPINVNKHDSIQPLNISDNTNEQSTNECFTASKNTSEVNTQDNLNVYTVEHKEDSKDNQSEALKEETIDTSALIFKKTDNCKSEIIKDAQIDLKDNIETGDLINLNKEEPNIQQSVEDILSAKSQIPLSGNKGTPVQKHTSGLEKLPSLFQHKGNFFSESPNISQTDFRNLLQGSVNSVLAFGDKFHQYFKDGKANCKTNTSGTFADIVSLSSKSKSLKSLNVTQLPSIQTLTSMFASFKTDTNTNASEQQSSKKCSNQIKHADQGYNEGKMKEKDFKEKSLHYNVESSHYDSRNFSSDKEKETSVSSLNIQTLPDIVQLKDDGHASRDLIAEENSVTSTVVVKACSKTVNSASSINVPESKMTVCIPKLKDIPEYSVLEVSENIIEKETIGYELGNIDSVKIEKVCDRSSTDSINLTSDEISSSCNVTCDIRVIDNVNIVSMLDDPVNLQTTSEKDVADSLLLNTCCKNDEVASNMHVDDYNHGINDISMINHDMLEINVEKKKNFNNEVTKICSVNINKENERWVDLNDALSQDVGANTCHVDIDPHSKSTTVNSKIKSCISELSLTSKDNVDDFNNVNAQIHPTANICTDEAAVALWKEDTLNDLITEETLLSKPNNIDACPIVSKDVKVNNYIENNIKKPSGKESDFTILPTVILPQIRENVSASVKKTLQDFEKSDSEDLIFCITDISNDGNSVKEETHLPNIVSDAWQQNAVETETSFFDLPQTSHSSTTLLIKKPENIHRNSQDSGIEESNLSTSEDNIPEVVQPQHKESFQESVDSGIESECSLVCVKINPNTDDTVKSEIPKKTSCNVDDNAECPRKRINDLTDFKSDIIEHIQTRNNDTVKEVNYSYLEMVKCAVVTSTCSIGGIEITNNAAVGTNSEEDDRIVAEPPVVFHVTSPK; encoded by the exons ATGAGCGAAGGAGCGGATTCGAGTACGCGTATTTGCGAGAATTCGCTTACGACCTTGAACACTGAGGACAAACCTAATGTGCCTCTATCAACGACGACTACGGGAACGACAAAGAGGACGACGGAGACGACGGCGGAGACGAAGGCAACGACTACCACGACAACATACACTGGTAGAAGGCCACGATTTGGTACAGGCGATGTTCCAAAATCCCCATACATATGGATTGATGGTAGACAAATACGGAGCGCTTTAGCATATACGAAGAAATGGCCTCCCCGACGAGTGAGTTTCCCAACAAATGACATCAATTTGGTTACGGGATATTTGGAGCCGCCTAATCCTTGGAGACACG CTGAAAATGTGAATCGTGAGGACTTGATCACAGCGTATAAGGAATCCTGCAAACGGCACAACACTGAGCCATTGGAAAAAGTTTTAGCTCAATTAGAG AGTTGGGATTTGTctgaagaatataataatgaatttaatttaaaaggaGTAAACTTGGATCTGAATCATTCAGAAACACTAGAAGAAATTCTTAAAagaattcaatttaataaaattgactTGGAAGCTACATCTTTAAACGATGAG agttctgtaatattatttgatatgcTAGAATATTATGAGTCTGCAAAACATTTGAACATTTCATCTAATTCAGATATTGGTGCTCGTGGTTGGCAAGCATGTTCACATATGATTAAAAAG ACCCAATGTTTAGAACAGCTTGAAGCTAAGGATGTAATGCTTAATGAACAGTACATGAATATTTTGAGCCGCGCAATACGATTAGTCTACCATCTACATGTccttaaattagaaaattgtGGACTATCAGGAAGACCTATCGTCATACtag TTACAGCTCTGAAAATGAATACAGGGATAAGAGAACTTTATTTAGCTGATAATGGACTCGATTTATACGATGCTATACAGCTTGGATCTTTATTAAGGCTCAATAATCACTTACAATTACTTGATATTAG taataataacattcaagATAATGGTGTGCAGGATCTATTAGAAGGACTTATTAATCAAGTTCATGAAGATAAAGATGGCAAAGGATTGAGTATACTCATATTATGGAATAATCGCCTTACTAAAAAATCATCTCCGTACTTCTCTCGCATTATT TCATTATCAAGGACACTGGAAACATTAAACATTGGACAGAATATGTTAACCAGTGAAATGTTAATCACTGTGAAGGATTCCCTTAAACAAAATCGTATTCTTTTACAATTGGGAATGCAATCCACAGATCTGACATGTAATGGAATAATTGCTTTATCTGatgtaattgaaaataatcaagTTTTACAG AGGATAGATTTGCGAGATAATAGTATACAGATGACAGGAATGAAAGCTCTTAGTGCAGCTATGCAGAAAAACAGGAGTGTTATACAATTGGATCTAGATGACAAGCCTCGGATTAAAATA GATGGAATTTTACATCAATATATGGACGTTGTGGCAGAAATTAGAAGTTATTGTGcacgaaataaagaaaatcaacAAATGAATGAGAATATAGGGGATTCAGAAAGTCCAAGACATCATAGCAGATCCTTTAACGCGAGTAACC ATTCCTCAGCATCTTCATCTCCTGTAACTCCAACATCGCTAGGACCAATGTCCACgtgtttctttccttccacAAGTGGAACATCTAGGTTTCGTGTGTCACTCGTTGAATCATCAAATTGTACATCTACACCTAAGTCTGTTTTCGCTTCATCTAAATCCAATGTTACCATCGGCTTTAACTTCAAAGTCGATTCAGTAGAGTCTGTGGATTCGGATGATtcagataatatatttaaatcagagacagaaacaaataacgaaaagaaacaaggTGCACAAATTGCAATAAATAGTGAAATTAGCACGACTccaattaatgttaataaacatGATAGTATACAACCATTGAATATATCTGATAATACAAATGAACAGAGTACAAATGAATGTTTCACTGCTAGTAAGAATACTAGCGAAGTTAATACTCAAGATAACTTAAATGTTTATACTGTCGAACATAAGGAAGATTCTAAAGACAATCAAAGTGAAGCtctaaaagaagaaacgatagaTACTTCTGcattaatatttaagaaaactGATAATTGTAAAagtgaaattataaaagatgCACAGATTGAtttgaaagataatattgaaacaggtgatcttataaatttaaataaagaagaaccAAATATACAGCAATCGGTAGAAGATATACTGTCTGCAAAATCACAAATTCCGCTATCAGGAAATAAAGGTACTCCAGTTCAGAAGCACACTTCCGGTTTAGAAAAGCTTCCCAGTTTATTTCAACataaaggaaattttttttcagaatcACCCAATATTAGTCAAACAgattttagaaatttattgCAAGGTAGTGTAAATAGCGTGTTAGCATTTGGTGATAAATTTCATCAGTATTTCAAAGACGGGAAAGCAAACTGTAAAACTAATACTTCTGGAACATTTGCAGACATTGTATCTTTATCTTCTAAAAGTAAATCATTAAAGTCATTAAATGTCACACAATTACCAAGTATACAAACATTAACAAGTATGTTTGCTTCATTTAAAACGGATACCAATACGAATGCCTCAGAACAACAGTCATCCAAAAAGTGCTCCAATCAAATAAAACATGCAGATCAGGGATATaacgaaggaaaaatgaaagaaaaagattttaaagaaaaatcattacaTTATAATGTAGAATCATCCCATTACGATAGTAGAAACTTTAGTAgcgataaagaaaaggaaactagTGTATCTAgtttaaatattcaaacgtTACCTGATATTGTCCAATTAAAAGATGACGGGCATGCTAGCAGAGATTTAATAGCAGAAGAAAATAGTGTTACCTCAACCGTGGTAGTAAAAGCTTGCTCTAAAACTGTAAATAGTGCTTCATCGATAAATGTTCCAGAGAGCAAGATGACTGTATGTATACCTAAGTTAAAGGATATACCTGAATACTCTGTTTTAGAAGTaagtgaaaatattattgagaAAGAAACCATAGGATATGAATTGGGGAACATAGATTCtgtaaagatagaaaaagtatGTGATAGAAGTTCGACTGACAGTATTAATTTGACTAGTGATGAAATATCTTCATCTTGTAACGTGACATGTGATATAAGAGTCAtagataatgtaaatattgtaaGTATGCTCGATGATCCAGTAAATTTGCAGACTACTTCTGAAAAAGATGTTGCAGATTCTTTGCTTCTTAATACTTGTTGTAAGAATGACGAAGTAGCATCAAATATGCATGTGGATGATTATAACCATggtataaatgatatttcaatgataaatCATGATATGTTAGAAATTAatgtagaaaagaagaaaaattttaataatgaagtTACCAAAATATGTAgtgttaatattaacaaagaaaatgaaagatggGTCGACTTAAACGATGCTTTAAGTCAGGATGTAGGAGCAAATACTTGCCATGTGGATATAGATCCACATTCAAAGAGTACAACTgtaaatagtaaaataaaatcatgtaTATCAGAGTTAAGTCTTACTTCTAAAGATAATGttgatgattttaataatgttaatgcaCAGATACATCCAACTGCTAATATATGCACGGACGAGGCTGCAGTTGCTTTATGGAAAGAGGATACATTAAATGATCTTATTACAGAAGAGACATTGTTATCCAAACCAAATAATATTGATGCATGTCCAATTGTATCTAAAGATGTTAAagttaacaattatatagaaaataatataaagaagcCTTCTGGTAAGGAATCTGACTTTACTATACTTCCAACTGTAATATTACCACagataagagaaaatgttTCTGCCTCTGTTAAAAAAACTCTTCaagattttgaaaaatcaGACTCTGAAGatcttatattttgtattactGATATATCTAACGATGGAAACTCTGTTAAAGAAGAAACACATTTACCTAATATAGTTTCTGATGCATGGCAACAAAATGCAGTAGAAACAGAAACTTCATTTTTCGATCTACCTCAGACATCTCATTCGTCTACAACTTTACTTATTAAAAAGCCAGAAAATATTCATAGGAATAGCCAAGATTCAGGAATCGAGGAATCCAATTTGTCAACTTCAGAAGATAACATTCCAGAGGTCGTTCAGCCGCAACATAAAGAGAGTTTCCAGGAAAGCGTTGATTCCGGAATTGAATCTGAATGTTCATTGGTATGTGTTAAAATTAATCCTAACACAGACGATACTGTTAAAAGCGAAATACCGAAGAAAACATCGTGCAATGTTGATGACAACGCTGAATGCCCCCGTAAGCGCATTAATGATCTCACAGATTTCAAATCTGATATCATTGAACATATACAAACGAGAAATAATGATACTGTAAAAGAAGTAAATTATTCGTATCTTGAAATGGTAAAATGCGCAGTGGTTACGTCTACGTGCTCGATAGGTGGAATAGAAATCACGAATAATGCGGCGGTTGGAACAAATTCTGAAGAAGATGATAGGATAGTTGCTGAACCGCCTGTAGTTTTTCATGTTACAAG TCCCAAGTAA